The sequence GGTGGCCGGGACGGTAGTAGAATGTGCTCCTGCCCGACCCCTCACTCATCAGAAGCCCTTTGTCGACCAGGCCGTGAAGAGCCGGTAATGTCGTGCGGGTGCTCTTTTGTCACCTCTTTGAGCCTACCGTGGTCTACACACCCCCTGGAAGGAGGTGACAACCCGCTCCTGCGTGAGGCGCTCACGCTCGCCGACGGTGCTCATCTTCGCCTCCGATAATCTCCCAACGGCCGCCTTTCGTTGGACCTACCCGTCTGAGCCGGCCAGCCTCTCTCAATCGCCGGATCTGCCACTCAATACCCTTCGGCGTGATGCCGATCTGCTCTGCGAGTTCGTTCATGGTGATGGTTGGGTCGGCTGCGATCAGAGCCAGGATTTTGTCCCTAGTTTCTTCCCTAGTTTCTTCCCTAGTTTCTTCCCTAGTTTCTTCCCTAGTTTCTTCCCTGGATGGTTGCGACTCTGGCGGCCCGGCCTGTGGCCTTAGCTGTGGCCCTGGATATAGCCAGGGTCCGGGAGCCGGAGCCCGCCGGATGATCGTCTGGAACCCGTCGCTGACCGCAAATTCCGGCTCTGGTAGACCTGCCTCGGTGCAACGCCGGATCATGTCCCGTGTTCCCGTGCCCATACGCTCGATGTAGCCGGCGAGATACATCGGCTCAGCGAGGAGCGGGTTTTTCGGCACCGAGCCGTGGGCCTGCCGGAGTTTTTCGAGCGTCAGGGACGGTGGGAGCGTGCCGGGGTTCCAGACCTCCAGGCGGTCTGCAAAGAGCATCACCTGCACGCTGCCGTTGCTGGTGTAGTCACGGTGGGCGACGGCGTTTACAACCGCCTCCGCCACCACCTCCTTCGGGATCTCGTAGCGCACCGGCGCCTGCGGCCCGGCCTCGCGGGTGCCTACCGAGAGGGCGATCTTGCTGAGGACGAAGTCCACCGCCGCGTCCACGAGATCAAAGACCGTTCCCTTGTAGACCTGATAGGACGGGATCGGTTTGGCCACCTCGGTGCCATGAAAGTGGGCGCACTTGATCTCGGAGGAGATCAGGAACCGCTGCGGCTGTTTCCCGAAGAGGAGGACCGCCGCGTTCGTCACCTGCCTATCATCGAGCAGGTTCAGGTGCTCCAGCAGGTCATGGGGAGATGCATCGGGGGCGAGGGGGAACCGGCGGGTCGCTCTGGCTGTGCGGATGAACCACGCCATCCGCTCTGGATCCAGGTCTTTTAGTGTCGCCTTCATGCACGGGGCCGCGTCGAAGGGGCCGGAGCGGATGAGCTGCTTCTCCTCCAGGTACTCGACGAGCGCCGCATACAGCCCGGTGACCAGTTCAGCGGAGGTATTGAACCGCTTCCGGATCAGCCCAGACTCTGCCCTGCCGATGAGCGCACGCATCTTCGGGTGGCGGGCATCGTTGTCCGTGCCCCT is a genomic window of Methanoculleus bourgensis MS2 containing:
- a CDS encoding DUF4062 domain-containing protein; the encoded protein is MTPVRIFISSVQKEFAEERAALRDYLRGDALMRRFFEVFLFEDIPAADRRTDDLYLDEVRRCDIYVGLFGNDYGSENAEGLSPTEREFDLATAGGKYRLIYVRGTDNDARHPKMRALIGRAESGLIRKRFNTSAELVTGLYAALVEYLEEKQLIRSGPFDAAPCMKATLKDLDPERMAWFIRTARATRRFPLAPDASPHDLLEHLNLLDDRQVTNAAVLLFGKQPQRFLISSEIKCAHFHGTEVAKPIPSYQVYKGTVFDLVDAAVDFVLSKIALSVGTREAGPQAPVRYEIPKEVVAEAVVNAVAHRDYTSNGSVQVMLFADRLEVWNPGTLPPSLTLEKLRQAHGSVPKNPLLAEPMYLAGYIERMGTGTRDMIRRCTEAGLPEPEFAVSDGFQTIIRRAPAPGPWLYPGPQLRPQAGPPESQPSREETREETREETREETREETRDKILALIAADPTITMNELAEQIGITPKGIEWQIRRLREAGRLRRVGPTKGGRWEIIGGEDEHRRRA